The segment CAGGAATGAAACGTGCTGAGAGTCAGGATACAGATCAGCAAGCCGTTGAACTAATCGAGGCGAGAGATTTTGATCAAACAACAATTTCATGCTTGAATTGCCAGCGTTTGACGTTCACGCTCAGCGGCATAACTTAAGCAAGCCAGAATATCTTCATGGGTCAAATATGGGAAATCGTCTAGGATTTCTTCATAAGTCATCCCTGAAGCCAAGTAGGACAAAACATCATAAACGGTGATTCGCATTCCCCGGATACAAGGCTTGCCACCGCGCTTCCCAGGCTCGATGGTAATAATGTCTTGATAGCGCATAGGTCGCTTGCCTACAAAATTTCTTCCATTTTAGTATCTTCTAAATTTCTTTATTAACAGGCGGATTTTGGGCTATAAGATCCGACAGTGTTTTTTATACAAAGCGAATCATCGTGGCAGTGTCTCCGATTTCTAAAACCGTTCCAGGTTGGGTCTATCTATCTGTTGTCACCAATGTCGTATTCGGCACAACGTTAGGATTGTGGTTCTTAGGCGATCGCTATTTCACTGAAACGTTGCTCTATCCACCCGCCGCTCGGACTGCAACCGTTGCAAAAGCAGTTGAAACCCCAGAGATTGTCGCGCAAGCTGCTTCGATGCCGTTGGGTCGATCTTTGACGTATCAGGATTGGGTCGATCTGCTTGAAAAAGAAGCGAAAGCCATGATCAAACGAAAACCCGATCGCTTAATCGTGATGGCAGGAGATTCGCTGACGCTTTGGTTTCCTCAAGATCTGCTACCAAGCGATCGCACTTGGCTCAATCAAGGCATTTCTGGTGAAACCGCGTCGGGCTTAGCAAAACGCTTGAAACTCTTTGATCAAACGCAACCCGAAGCGATCTTCGTCATGGTCGGAATTAATGATTTGCTCAAAGGCAATTCTGAGCAAGAGATTCTCGATGCCCAAGCCGACATAATTGCTCAATTGCAGAAATCTCATCCCAAATCAAAAATTGTTCTTCAGTCGTTGCTGCCTCGTGCAAAAGAAGAAATTACCACTGCCAATGCAACTCAGGTCGAAGCCCTGTCAAATGCTCGAATTTACCAATTTAATCGCCGTTTAGCCGCATTAGCCGATCAAACCAAGGTTGAATTTCTAGATTTGCAGCCGCTTTTCGCGGACAAAGAAGGATTTCTGCGATCGGACTTAACCACCGATGGCTTGCATCTCAGCACCCAAGGATATTTAGTTTGGCGATCAGCAATTCAAACTTTCAATCAATTGGCGCTGCGTTAGTGTTTTATGATCGGATCGTAGGCGCGAGGAAGTTGTGAAATGGATACCAAGGCGTTTAAGCGATCGCTCAATAGTTCTGAAAATTATCACCGCAAAGGATTCGGACATGATGCGGAAGTTGCAGATACAATGCAGTCCGAATATCAGAGCAACTTGATTCAGGAAATTCGTGAGCAAGCTTATACGCTCAAACGCGGCGATGTAACGATTCGACTGGCGCAAGCGTTTGGCTTCTGCTGGGGCGTGGAACGCGCTGTCGCAATGGCTTACGAAACTCGCCAACATTTTCCAACCGAACGGATCTGGATTACGAATGAGATTATTCACAATCCCTCGGTGAATCAGCGTTTGAGAGAAATGAATGTCTTGTTTACGCCTGTTGTGGCTGGACAGAAGGATTTCTCAGAGGTTGCGAAAGGTGATGTCGTGATCTTGCCTGCATTTGGAGCCAGTGTGCAGGAAATGCAGTTGTTGAACGATCGCGGTTGTACGATCGTCGATACGACCTGTCCTTGGGTTTCTAAAGTTTGGAACACCGTTGAGAAACACAAAAAAGGTGATTACACCTCGATCATTCACGGCAAATACAATCACGAAGAGACAGTCGCAACCAGTTCGTTTGCTGGAAAGTATCTGATTGTATTGAACCTAGCCGAGGCGCAATACGTTGCTGATTACATTTTGAACGGGGGCGATCGCGAAGAATTTCTGACCAAATTCAAGAAAGCAACTTCTGCCGGATTTGATCCCGATCGTGATTTAGTTCAAATCGGCATCGCGAATCAAACCACGATGCTCAAAGGCGAAACTGAGCAAATCGGCAAATTGTTTGAACACACGATGCTGAAGAAGTATCCGCCGAATGAATTGAATCAGCATTTCTTGAGTTTTAATACGATTTGCGATGCAACTCAAGAACGGCAAGATGCAATGTTCGATCTCGTCAAAGAGAAACTGGACATGATGATTGTGATTGGGGGTTACAATTCTTCGAATACAACACATTTGCAGGAAATTGCGATCGACTACAAAATTCCGTCTTATCACATCGATAGTGTGGAACGGATTCTGTCTCGCGATCGCATTGAGCATAAGCCACTGCACAAAGATTTGGAAATCGCTGAGCATTGGCTACCTGAAGGCGAAATCGTTGTAGGTATTACTTCTGGAGCTTCGACTCCCGATAAAGTTGTTGCAGACATTATTGAGCGAATTTTTGAATTGAAAGCGGCTGTTCCAGCATGAAATCGGTTCGATGCAGCTTCCTAAATCTTTATAAAATTCTGCTGTGTAGCTTGATTTGGCTTTTCACCTGCTTTTACACGACTCCAGTGTGGGCAGGTGCATTGTCCGATCGCGTTTCTGCTTACCCGGATTGGCACAATAAACCGCCCGTTTCTCAAGCAACAGGCGATCTGATCTACCCCGATTGGATCGCGGGAACTTGGCATGTGAAAAGCACCTTAATCGATCTCGTTGCTCCCCTCGCTCCTAAAATTGTCACGCCAGGATTCGAGAGTAATCGGCAATATGTGAATCAGCCGATCGAATTTGATGTGCGATTCAAACCGAATCCAACCCAAGTCGTTGCCGATCGCGCTTTTAACGGATTGAATATTGCGCGGGCATATTTGGGCGATCGCGCTGTACTTTCCGTCAAAGTTGATCCAAATTCTCCGAATAAACAAATTACCGTTTTGAGAGACGATCGCATTCTGACTTCAACGATTACAGGTCGAGCGATCGAGACTCCTGATCCCAAACAATTCATTACGAGCGAGATTTTTCAACAAGTCTTTAGAAGTACATCTCAACCCTACTTAAACCAGGTTGAAACCACGACTGCCTATCAGTTTGTCGATGGAAAAATTGGCGCAGATCAAATTACTGCCATCTATCTTTCGCCGCAAGATCCTGACTATTTCAACGCAGGAAATACACCTGTCGCATTGTATCGATATCGCCTAGAATTCTCGCTACTCAAAATGAGTAATTAGACTCATCAAAAAACTTAATTTCTGTTGTGAATGTTACAGATAATTGCTGCTTAGTTCCAAAGTAAACTTTAATTTCTTACGCTAGAAAGGCAAGCATGAGTTTGTTATTCTCACGATACAGATCAAGGAGTTGTTACTCTCACAGTTCCTAAAGATCCGAGGCATCGAAGTTTTCTGACCCTTTTTAACTATTCCGTTTTCGTGAGTGTTAGCGAGCCACGTGCGGCTCTCTCACAAAATCTGATTCATGACCGCGATTTGAAGAAGTTGCTGATCTTGAACGATCGACAGCTCTATTTTTGACTTTTGAACCCCACCCGATTTTTAGAGATGAACCCTTACTGCGAACAATGGATTGCCGATTGGTGTCAAACAAATGGCTGGACAGACTGGTTTAGAGAACGCTCCAGCTATTGGGCATTTCCGCCCAATTCTGTCATGCCTGTTCCGATCCCCAGCTCAGTTTTACACGCCATTAAAGCTGAAAAAGGCTTGAGCCAGGATGAGCGATTCTGGAGTTTAAGTGCATTGGTGGGAACGGGTCTTGCCGCAGCTTTAGGATTCGCGATCGCGTCTCCGATGCCTTTATTAATCGCATTTGTGGGATGTGCAATTGTATTCGCGCAATTAGATAGTGAAGAAGTTTAGATGAGGCAGAAGCTTCGGGATGCGAGGCTTCTGTCGTATTCAGCTAGAATGGGTATCTGTCAAAGATTTCGAGAACGCCCATGACTGCTGCTCGCCGCTATCACATCACGACGTTTGGCTGCCAGATGAACAAGGCAGATTCCGAGCGTATGGCTGGAATTCTAGAAACAATGGGCTTTGAATGGTCAGAAGAAGCCAACGAAGCCGATCTGATTCTCTACAATACCTGCACGATTCGGGACAATGCAGAGCAAAAAGTTTATTCCTATCTCGGACGGCAGGCACAGCGGAAACAAGAAAATCCGAATTTGACGATCGTCATGGCTGGATGCGTCGCACAGCAAGAAGGTGAAGCCTTACTGCGACGAGTGCCCGAACTCGATTTAGTCATGGGACCGCAATATGCCAACCAGCTCGAAGATTTGTTGGAACAGGTTTTTAGTGGTCAGCAAGTCGTTGCGACTGATCCCATTCATATTGTCGAAGACATTACAAAACCGCGACGCAATAGCGATGTCACAGCTTGGGTAAATGTGATTTATGGCTGTAATGAGCGCTGTACGTATTGTGTCGTTCCAGGCGTTCGTGGGGTCGAACAATCTCGGACACCGGAAGCGATTCGAGCGGAAATTGAACAGCTTGCAGCCCAAGGGTACAAAGAAATCACCTTATTGGGTCAGAACATTGATGCGTATGGGCGAGATTTGCCGGGAGCCACTCCAGAAGGACGACATCTGCATACGTTCACAGATTTGTTGTACTTTGTGCATGATGTACCGGGTATCGATCGCATTCGATTCGCAACCAGTCATCCACGCTATTTCACAGAGCGTTTGATTCGAGCTTGCGCTGAATTGCCGAAAGTCTGTGAGCATTTCCATATCCCCTTCCAATCCGGCGATAACGATGTCTTGAAGGCAATGTCACGCGGGTATACGCACGAACGATATCGTCGAATCATTGACACGATTCGCGAATATATGCCAGATGCGTCGATTAGCGCTGATGCGATCGTTGGATTCCCAGGTGAGACTGAAGCCCAATTTGAGAACACCTTAAGTTTGGTGCGCGATATCGGATTTGATTTGATCAATACAGCGGCATATTCTCCACGTCCCGGAACTCCTGCGGCAGTTTGGGAGAATCAGTTATCTGAAGAAGTCAAAGCCGATCGCTTACAACGATTGAATCATTTGGTGTCGCAAAGCGCCTCAGAGCGATCGCAGCGATATGCAGGACGAATTGAAGAAGTACTGGTAGAAGCTCAGAATCCGAAAGATCCAACGCAGGTAATGGGGCGGACGCGCGGAAATCGGTTGACGTTCTTTGCAGGCTCTATCGACGAACTCAGAGGTCAAACCGTCAAAGTGAGAATTACCGAAGTAAGATCGTTCAGTCTGACGGGACAACCTCTGATTGAGGCTCGTCTGTAGAAACGGAGAGGGTGGGATTCGAACCCACGGAACCTTTCGGTTCATTCGATTTCAAGTCGAACGCATTCGACCACTCTGCCACCTCTCCAAGGGACGTGTATTATCTTATCCTATTCAGGCGATTTTGGATTGATTTCCAGCAAAAAGCCGCGATCGCTTTCAAATACGATCGCGGCTTTTTCGTTCAGTTCAATTTAGGAGTGGGGAACGATTAGTCTTGAATTTCTTTCAAGGCATATTGCGCGATCGCCAAAGTTAACCGCGCCTGCTCGGTTTCTGACAATTTCGCCCAATCGGTCGATTTTACGCTCTGTTCTTCGCCGCGCATCGAATAAGCCAAAGGACGCGCCAGCACGTGTAAATCATCTTCTGCCCACTGCGGCAATGCTTCTTGTACACAAAGCACCAACTGATCCGCCAGACTTGCTGAAGAGTTTGCCAACTTCTCAGCCTGACGCGCGATCATATTCAGAATCGCCTGCGGCACAGTTGCAAACTTCTGAGCCAAAGAAGCTTCCAGAGTTGGAGCTGCGAACAAGGTATCTAAATGAGAGAAGAACGCATCGGCACGATCGTTGAGTTCGGATTCTGGCAGCGCATCGAGCGAGAACTTTTGATCTAAAGCATTAAAGAAAGATTCCGCCTCCGCATCGGCTGGATTCCACGGATAGGCAATCTTACTTTGAGAAACTTCTGCAATTTCAACTTCGACCGTCTCAACATTGCCTGGCTCATTCCACCGCACTGTCACGGCTTCCGAGTCAAGCAACGCTGCTGCGAGTGCCTGCCGAAGTTGGAGTTCGAGAGAGTTAGAGGGACTTGCTTCGTGTGCCATGACAATATTCCGCATCGAGTGAACTAAGGGTGGGTATGTTTGATGGCTATGACTTCAAGCCGATCGTTACCAGTTCCGTAACTGACCTCACAATTTACGCGAATTCTCCTAAAATTTCAAAGTTCTTAGGAGAGAAGAGTGGGGGGTGGGGAGTAGGGAGACCTCCCTAATTCCGTCCGTCCGCAGGCGAAACCAAAAATTCTAAAACCGAATTCTGCGAGCCACCAAACTTAATTTGTGCCCCAGATTGTAGTGGCACTTCATAATTATGGACTTTCTGCCACCCTTTTGAGGTAGAAACCCAGGTTCCATACCGGGAAAAATCGCGCAGAAAATAACTGGGTTGCAGCGTGTCTGGGTTGGCACTGCGGTAGAAAATTTCCGCATGTTTCCGGGACACTCCAGGTTCATTCGCCAAGACTAAATCATTCTCAGCACTCATTCCGACGCGCATTAAGCCGCCCCGAATCGTCCAAACTTTGGCATTTTCTAGCGATCGAATCGAGGCGACCGGATTCTGCATTCCTAACTGGCTCGGCGTATGCGGAATTTGCGTGAGTCCTTCTGCGATCGGCTTAATTAATTCGCCATCAAATTCAGGGTGCATGTACAAAACAGGCAGCGTCCAAGCTTGATGATTAAACCGAAATAAAGTCAGCAAATGTTGACGTGCAACAGCGACAGCTTGATCGATCGGCATCCGTTCTGACAATGCCTGAGCAAAAGTCGCGATAAAACTCAGCGCTTCTTGATCCGTAATCGAATCCCGCATCGCCAAAACTGCTGGAACCCCATGATGCAGCAAAACTTCCGCCAAACTGCTCCGGGGAATCGTTTCTGCCCCTTGCTGCTCGGGTTGTGCGCCCCAGCAGGCATTAAAAACTGCCAGTTTCACATGACAACGAGTCAGAACCTGCGCCAATTCTGTCCCATTCATCGGCAGATTCGGACGAAGGAATAACAAGCCGCCATCTGGAGCCGGAACCCCGTGACCTGCATAAAACAGCACATTATATTGACCGCTTTCCAAGCGATCGATTAATTCCCCCGAAGTTGGCTGTAACAACGTATCGACAAAACAAGGCGCAGCTAGGCGATTGATTCCCTGACGCTCCTTGAGAATTCGGGTCAGCGCTTGTGCTTCTTGCTCAAGTTTGAGCCGTTTTAATTCGTCGCCGCTTTGAGACAGGTCGGGAGCCGCATCTTGTCCTAAAACCAGTAAAACATTGAGACTCGACTCCGATCGCAAAACGGGCAAAGCATCCACATCGCTCGTCGTGCGGCTAAATAAAAGCTGCTGACTCAACGAAATTGCCTGCTTTCCGGCATCAGGCTGCATAATCTCCCACGGCAGTGAAATCAGATCCGGATCGCGCACTTCTAAACGCAATCTCAGCGCTTTTCCTTGCCCTTGAGCGATCCCTTGACTGCGGTTAAGGCTACTTTCAATCACGCCATCAAACAGCCATTGCCACAAATTGATGCCCAGATTCTGCATCAACCGCGCACCTCGCGAAATTGGCTGTCCCACAGGTGTTTCGGCTACCTCGATGGGAGGAGTACTCACCTGGGAGATATGCGGCACATCCGGAACCCCGCGCGTCGAAAACATTTCTTGCCACGATCGCCAATGTTGTTTCAGTTCAGCCGTCCATAGACAATCGCGTAAGAGATAGCCGCCTCGGTAAGGGGCTTCGATCACATGAATTGCAAAATGTTCAGCTTGAGAGGCGCGTAATCGTGCGATCGCTAAACTTAGGCAAGGAAGGTCAGACGGTGACATGAATCGGCAAAGGCTGGGTTAACACTCCGGAACTTTAATCTTAAAGGCTATCCGGTAATTAATCTATGGCGTAGCCGATGGGTTCTCTTTTGCAGACTCAGCAGCAGACTCAGCACAAGCTCCAATCTGGTCAGGTTTGGGGGAAATGCGGGTGAAATTCGCGATCGCACTTTCTCTTTGCCACCCCATATTTCCTAGCCTAACTGAGTTCGCCAGTTTACCCTCAGTCGGCAGCGTACACACTTTCAATCTCAACCAATTCGATTGATCCGAAGTCGATCGCTGTTGTCCGACAACTTGCAGAACGGTTCCAGAAGACATGCGACCCAGGATCTCATTTGCCGTCTCAGTCGATTGCGCAGCATTTTTGAACAGTGGCAAACCTGCTGTTTGATCTGCGGTCTGAATTTGGATAAATGAACCGGAAGTCAGCGGAGTCACAGTCGGAGAAGCGGGAACTGGCGGCACTGTCGCAGAAGGCACAGGCATTCGATTGGTAAAACGAGCAATCAATTCTGGAGCAAGCAGAGTCGCGATCGCACCTGCAATGCCCAATAATGCCAACACGATGAACAAAACTTTGAACCAATTGATCCGACGGGGTTCTGCAATCTGAGTTCTCAATTGAGACACTTCGCGAGCAGCCAGCATTTGAGTGGGCTGAGCTAAAGCAGGCGAAATCGTTTGAGCATTCTGCGATCGCCGCGATTCTTTCGTTTGACAATGAATCAAGCCGACCGTGACATTATCGTGCCCGTTGCGCGTGTTTGCGATATTGATTAATTGCTGTGCGGCTACAGCCACATCAATCTTCCCATCTAGAATCGGAGCAATTTCGGTTTGCCAAACTTCTTCGACCCGATCGTTGTCACTCAATCCGTCTGAACACAGCAGATAGACACAATCCTCATCAAGAATCAATCGCTGTACGGTGGGGCGCAAATAGCTCGAACTCCCCATCCCCAAAGCTTGCACTAATGATCCCGCAGAAGAACGCTGTAACGCATCTCGGTATAAGGAATATCCCAAGCGAGCCTCACGCGACGCAACATCATCATCTAAAGTGACTTGATAGCAGCCCTTGCGAGTAATGCGATAGGCGCGACTATCCCCCACATGCGTGAGATAGAATTCATGCCCTCGAACTAATCCCATGACCACAGTCGTGCCCATGCGCTGCCGTTCTTGCCGCCGTTCCGCATCGTTCTGTTCGGAGATCGCATCATTCGCCTCGCACACTGCGGCTTCTAATTCCTGCTCAATCTCATCCGATTGAATCGCTTGAACTTGGCGCGCGATCGTCTCGATCGCTAAATGTGAGGCAACCTCTCCACCCTCATGCCCACCAATCCCATCACAGACAATCACGAGATTCGTCTTTGCCTTCGTTGCGCTTGGTGGATAGCACGCATCTTCGTTACTTTGACGGCTCGGTCCTTGATCGGTCGCCGTTGCAATGTGAATCTGGCGAGTTTGATATTGGGCTTGATGGGCGATCGCTTGATCCAAGACTGAAATTAACGACTCAATACTCGAAATCTCTCCGTCAACTAAGTTCTGGCAGATTTGCTGAAAGAAATCCGCGATCGCAGAGTGCGGCTGCCAAGTTGCCCACAATTCTCCTAACTGCGTCAGAGCGGGAGATTGCCGATCAAATCGCAATTCCAACAGTCTCAGGGTGTCGCCATCGGCAAACAGTTGATTCGGATCAAGCAAAGTTGAAGCAACGTTTTCAACACTCAATCGTTGCCAGAGTCGCGCAATTTGCTCAAGAAAATGTAATTGGCGAAATCCAGAACTTGCATTCCACACTTGAGTTAAAGCAGGCATGAGTTGCCCATCTGTGGTAATCGGAGCCGATTCGAGCAGAATCAGATCAGACAAAACAGCATAAGGCTGAGGAATCGTAGGGCGCTCTGCCATCAAATGCAAATAGGGTTCGAGTTGGGGAGGAACCTCGACTGGATTCGGTGGAATTCCGGGTTTGGTATCTAGAACAATTTGGGATGATTTGAGCAAATAGCGATCGTCGAGCCGTTCACCAGGCTGACCTGCTTTTACCCCCATGACCCAGAGATAGCGTTTGGGAATCCGAGTTTGGCAGTGATGGCAAAACTCCTGAGTGACGGGGTTGAGCGCCTGACAAAAATAATTCGGGCATTGCACGATCGGATCAGTTTGCATTGAAAAATGGCATGTGATTTGCTCAATTCATCACTCTAGCAATTTTTGCCCTCGGTCGGAGATGGCATTTCCGAGTTTCCTCGCGTTGCGATCGCAATTTTCTGAGGCACAATAAGCCAGATTTTAGTGAGATTGGCTATGTCTTCCGTGTTCCGCCATCTGGGGTTTGCTTCGCTGATAGTGGGGTTATTGGTATCGATGCCAAAATCGATCGCAAACCCAGTTTCTTCTACACCCTCTACATTTGTGCCAACGGCTCCACCCCCCGTTGCTCCCCCGCTGAAAGAGAATTTCGTTCAACCTGATTTCCGGATTTCCGCGCTACAACGCGATTTTCAAGGCAATCTCTGGCTGGCAACCCCGCAGGGCGTAAGCCGGATTAATCCCAACACAGGACGGGTGATCTCTCAGACGAAATTGCCGAATCTGTCGATCTCGGCATTGGCGCAAGATAAAGTCGGACGCATTTGGGTCGGTACAGCAGAAGGGCTGTTTCGCATCGATCCAAAAACCAATACGGTCACAGCACAAACTCTGACGCTGCCCTCGAACCGGGTGTTGTCCTTATTAGTTGATCGTCGTGGCTTTCTCTGGGTTGGCACTGATTCTGGACTCGCCCTGATTAGTCCGGATCAAGGCTTAAAAATGACGACGCTACAAAATCTGCCTGGGATTAGCGCTAATGCTTTAAGTCTTGATCCTGAAGGTCAGCTCTGGGTCGGGACGTTGGACGGCTTGGTTCAGGTCGATACAGCAAGTGCGAAAATTTTGCACCGGATGAGTTTAGAGGAAGGAACAGCGCAGTCTTTAGCACTCGATCGACATGGTTCACTGTGGGCAGGAACCACCAGCGGACTGGTAAAAATCGATCCGTTGCAGCGCCGCCGCTTACGATCAGTAACTCAACTCAGAGGACGCGATATTGTCTCAGCAGGATTTGACGGGGTTGGAAGCATTTGGGTCGGCACAAGCGCTGGACTATTTCGGGTCAATCCTTACAATGGCGCAATTATCGGTCAAGTTCCTCATCTTCCCTCGAATCAAGTCATATCTCTCGCGCCTGACACGGGCAATAAATTGTGGGTCGGAACAACCGAGGGTTTGGCTTGGGTCAGTATGACCACTTATCAAACAAAGCCGCATTTGATGTTCAGTCGCAGTGTTGAAGAGAACCCCTCAGAATAATGTCCAGTCGCAGCGTTGAAGAGGAACTCCTAGAATTAAGATAGATCTTCAACTCTCTTCATTCTTTCGGAGTTCTGATGCTCATTACGCCGCAGCATTTGATTCAGTGGAAACAGCAAAACAGAGCGATCGCAGTTCTCACAGCTTGGGATTATGCGATCGCTTCAATTCTCGATCGCGCTGGAATCGAAGTGATTCTGGTCGGGGATTCGCTCTCCATGGTGGCACTTGGGCATGAGACAACTTTGCCGTTAACGCTGGATGAAGTGATCCATCATGCAAAAGCAGTGCGGCGCGGCGTGAAAGAAGCCTTGTTAGTCGTCGATTTACCGTTTCTGACGTATCAGGAAAGTTGGCAGCAGGCAATGCATTCGGCAGGGCGAATTTTGAAAGAAACGAATGCAGGCGCAGTCAAATTAGAAGGCGGCTATCCCGCGATCGCGGAAACTGTCGCTCGATTAGTTCAAGCGGGCATTCCTGTCATGGGACATGTAGGATTAACGCCGCAATCAGTCAGACAGACGGGATTTCGTCAGCAAGGTAAATCGCACGAGGCGGGAGAAAAGATCGTAGCCGAAGCGATCGCGCTGGAGCAGGCAGGGGCTTTTGCGGTTGTGATCGAGCATGTTCCAGCGGATTTAGCCAAAACGATTACGGAGAGTCTAACGATTCCTACGATTGGAATCGGCGCAGGCATTCATTGCGATGGACAAGTGCTGGTGACCTCAGATGTTTTGGGATTAGGAACTTGGAAACCGAAGTTTGCCAAGACCTATTTGGATCTGAATGCGTTGATTACGCAAGCGGTGCAAGAGTTTGGGGAAGAGGTACGAGCGCACAAGTTTCCGCCTGAAACTTGAGCGATCGCGGCTTGAGATCACTCCTCCTCGATCCCAGAATCGTGATATAACAATTAAGGTTTCTTTACAGAAAACAACACTGACTCACAGAGTAAGTCGGGCTGGGGATTTCAGCCTGATTTTTAGTGGCAAATTTCGGTCGAAACTTGCCCTACTTATTGTGGTTATTACAGTCCTCCCGGAGAGAAGAATCGCTCATGACGGTATCGCTCACGCCCGATTACACGACCCTCACCAGTCCCGACACGAAACTTCGCCTAAAAGACATTATCAAAACTTTGCCCCGCGAATGCTTTCAGAAAGATATGCGGAAAGCTTGGACTGCCGTTGTGGTCAATGTTTTGATGGTTGGTCTGGGGTATTGGAGTATTGCTGCTTCCCCTTGGTTTCTTTTGCCGATCGCGTGGATTTTTACAGGAACTGCGTTGACCGGATTTTTTGTGATTGGGCATGACTGTGGACATCGATCGTTTGCACAGCGCAAATGGGTCAATGATCTCGTCGGTCACATTTTTATGGCTCCGTTGATCTATCCCTTCCACTGCTGGCGGATTGGGCACAACCAGCATCACAATCACACCAACAAAATGGATGTGGATAATGCGTGGCAGCCTTGGCGGACAGAGGTTTATGACAACCTTGATCCGATTACGAAAACTGCTTACACCACGACTCGCGGACGCTTATGGTGGCTCGCTTCGATCTTGCATTGGGCTTTGGTTCACTTTAAGCTGTCGAACTATAAAACTCGCGACCACGGCAAAGTGAAATTGTCGATCGCAGTTGTCGTCGCATTTGCAGCCATTGTATTTCCGGCTTTGTTCCTCACGGTTGGGGTTTGGGGCTTTGTGAAATTCTGGTTGATGCCTTGGTTGGTCTATCACTTCTGGATGAGTACGTTCACATTGGTTCACCACACCTTGCCGGATATCCAATTCAAAGAGCCGGAAGAATGGGATGCAGCACAGGCACAATTGTTTGGAACGGTGCATTGTGATTATCCGAA is part of the Leptolyngbya boryana PCC 6306 genome and harbors:
- a CDS encoding PP2C family protein-serine/threonine phosphatase; translation: MQTDPIVQCPNYFCQALNPVTQEFCHHCQTRIPKRYLWVMGVKAGQPGERLDDRYLLKSSQIVLDTKPGIPPNPVEVPPQLEPYLHLMAERPTIPQPYAVLSDLILLESAPITTDGQLMPALTQVWNASSGFRQLHFLEQIARLWQRLSVENVASTLLDPNQLFADGDTLRLLELRFDRQSPALTQLGELWATWQPHSAIADFFQQICQNLVDGEISSIESLISVLDQAIAHQAQYQTRQIHIATATDQGPSRQSNEDACYPPSATKAKTNLVIVCDGIGGHEGGEVASHLAIETIARQVQAIQSDEIEQELEAAVCEANDAISEQNDAERRQERQRMGTTVVMGLVRGHEFYLTHVGDSRAYRITRKGCYQVTLDDDVASREARLGYSLYRDALQRSSAGSLVQALGMGSSSYLRPTVQRLILDEDCVYLLCSDGLSDNDRVEEVWQTEIAPILDGKIDVAVAAQQLINIANTRNGHDNVTVGLIHCQTKESRRSQNAQTISPALAQPTQMLAAREVSQLRTQIAEPRRINWFKVLFIVLALLGIAGAIATLLAPELIARFTNRMPVPSATVPPVPASPTVTPLTSGSFIQIQTADQTAGLPLFKNAAQSTETANEILGRMSSGTVLQVVGQQRSTSDQSNWLRLKVCTLPTEGKLANSVRLGNMGWQRESAIANFTRISPKPDQIGACAESAAESAKENPSATP
- the panB gene encoding 3-methyl-2-oxobutanoate hydroxymethyltransferase, with protein sequence MLITPQHLIQWKQQNRAIAVLTAWDYAIASILDRAGIEVILVGDSLSMVALGHETTLPLTLDEVIHHAKAVRRGVKEALLVVDLPFLTYQESWQQAMHSAGRILKETNAGAVKLEGGYPAIAETVARLVQAGIPVMGHVGLTPQSVRQTGFRQQGKSHEAGEKIVAEAIALEQAGAFAVVIEHVPADLAKTITESLTIPTIGIGAGIHCDGQVLVTSDVLGLGTWKPKFAKTYLDLNALITQAVQEFGEEVRAHKFPPET
- a CDS encoding ligand-binding sensor domain-containing protein, translated to MSSVFRHLGFASLIVGLLVSMPKSIANPVSSTPSTFVPTAPPPVAPPLKENFVQPDFRISALQRDFQGNLWLATPQGVSRINPNTGRVISQTKLPNLSISALAQDKVGRIWVGTAEGLFRIDPKTNTVTAQTLTLPSNRVLSLLVDRRGFLWVGTDSGLALISPDQGLKMTTLQNLPGISANALSLDPEGQLWVGTLDGLVQVDTASAKILHRMSLEEGTAQSLALDRHGSLWAGTTSGLVKIDPLQRRRLRSVTQLRGRDIVSAGFDGVGSIWVGTSAGLFRVNPYNGAIIGQVPHLPSNQVISLAPDTGNKLWVGTTEGLAWVSMTTYQTKPHLMFSRSVEENPSE
- a CDS encoding fatty acid desaturase produces the protein MTVSLTPDYTTLTSPDTKLRLKDIIKTLPRECFQKDMRKAWTAVVVNVLMVGLGYWSIAASPWFLLPIAWIFTGTALTGFFVIGHDCGHRSFAQRKWVNDLVGHIFMAPLIYPFHCWRIGHNQHHNHTNKMDVDNAWQPWRTEVYDNLDPITKTAYTTTRGRLWWLASILHWALVHFKLSNYKTRDHGKVKLSIAVVVAFAAIVFPALFLTVGVWGFVKFWLMPWLVYHFWMSTFTLVHHTLPDIQFKEPEEWDAAQAQLFGTVHCDYPKWVEFLCHDINVHIPHHLSTAIPSYNLRLADSSLMKIWGSKLRRYQFSWGLMKEITDQCHLYHPEEAYQSFKSYANK